CACCGGCACACCGGCGATTTCCCAGTGGCCTGACGGCGTATCTTTGCCGGAAGAGAGCTCATGCGCCCACGCGTAAGCACCAGTGATTTCTGCGTTACCGTCCATCCCGGCCGGGATAAAACCGGTCGCGCCTTCATGGGCTTTCGCCAGCCCCAGACGGGTCAGATTAGGGAGATGCAACGGCCCTTTACGCCCGGTATCGGCTTCACCTTTCGCACAGGCTTCAGCAATGTGGCCAAGTGTGTCAGAACCCGCGTCGCCGAAGCGCTCCGCGTCTTCAGTCGCGCCGATGCCGAAAGAGTCCAGCACCATAATAAATGCACGTTTCATATGTTCTCCGTACCTTGTGCTTTGTAAAAAAGCGATCAGATCAGTATACCGTTATTCAGTAATACGGCGATAGACCGTTGGTGTCTCTTTTGCTGCGATGTCGTCCACAACGAGGGCAGCCTTCACCGCCTGCGCGGCGTCCTGCCAGCTGGCTTCATCCTTCGCGTGAATGACGGCCAACGGACGCTGCCCATCCACGCGCTCGCCCAGACGCACCATATCGGTAAAACCAACGCTGTAATCGATACTGTCCGTCGCCTGGCGACGGCCGCCGCCCATCGACACCACCGCCATGCCCAGCGCACGGGTATCCATTGCGGTAATAAAGCCTTCGTCGTCGGCGTAAACGGCTTTGCTCAACGTGGCGGAGGGCAGATAGTTGGCGTAGTTCTCAACGAAATCCGTCGGCCCTTTCTGCGCCGCGACCATGCGGCCAAAGATCTCTGCCGCTTTTCCGTTATCCAGCACCGCTTGCAGTTTCGCCCGGGCTTCCGCGTCATCTTTCGCCAGTTTGCCGGAAATCAGCATCTCCACGCACAGCGCCATCGTGACATCAAACAGGCGCGGGTTACGGTATTCTCCGGTGAGGAATTGCACCGCTTCACGCACTTCCACCGCATTGCCCGCGCTGGAAGCCAGCACCTGATTCATATCGGTCAGCAGTGCGGTCGTGCGTACGCCTGCGCCATTCGCCACGCCCACAATTGCCTCCGCCAGTTGTTCGGAGAGCGCATAAGTCGGCATAAACGCGCCGCTGCCAACTTTCACATCCATCACCAACGCATCAAGGCCTTCAGCCAGTTTTTTCGCCAGAATGGAAGCGGTGATCAGCGGAATCGAGTCTACCGTCGCGGTGATATCGCGGGTGGCATAAAAACGTTTATCGGCCGGGGCCAGTGAGTTGGTCTGGCCGATAATCGCCACGCCAACATCCTTAATAATGTCGCGGAAGCGGCTATCGTCCGGGAAAATGTCGAAGCCAGGAATGGCCTCCAGTTTATCGAGTGTGCCGCCGGTATGCCCCAGGCCGCGCCCGGAAATCATCGGAATATAACCACCACAGGCGGCAACCATCGGGCCAAGCATTAATGAGGTCACATCCCCGACGCCGCCAGTAGAGTGTTTATCAACAATCGGGCCATTGAGATTAAGGTGTTTCCAGTCCAGAACCGAACCGGAATCGCGCATTGCCATGGTCAACGACACGCGTTCTGGCATGGTCATGTCATGGAAAAAGATGGTCATGGCAAGCGCGGCGATCTGGCCTTCAGAAACGGTGTTATCGCGAATTCCGTTGATAAAGAAACGGATCTCTTCATCACTCAGCGCGAGACCATCGCGTTTTTTACGAATAATTTCTTGAGCGAGAAACAAGGTAACCCCCTGAAGAATGATACGGCCGGGCAACCAAAGCGACCCGGCAAAACATGGTGTTATCGGCCCATACCGCCGAATGGCGGCAATATCTTACCCGGCCTGCGAGGTAGAGGTGCAGGCCCGGTAAATGAAGCCATCAGTAGCTGCTTGCGCTCTTACCGTCGCCGTGTCCCAGCGCTTTCAGCAGGCTTGCCAGCAGGCTGGATGCGCCAAAGCGATAATGACGGGCATCGGCCCAGTCAGCGCCAAACAGTTCATCGGCAATCGCCAGATAGTGCTGCGCGTCTTCCGCGCTGCGCACGCCACCCGCCGGTTTAAAGCCCACGGTTTTCTCAACGCCCATATCGCGGATCACTTCCAGCATGATGCGCGCGCTTTCCGGCGTGGCATTAACCGGTACTTTTCCGGTTGAGGTCTTGATAAAGTCAGCGCCCGCTTTAATCGCGATTTCTGACGCCTTACGGATCAGCGCTTCTTCTTTCAATTCGCCGGTTTCGATGATCACTTTCAACAGCACGTTGGCTGCGGCACACGCCTCTTTACAGGCTTTGACCAGATCAAAACCGACCTGCTCGTTACCGGCGATCAGCGCACGGTACGGGAATACTACGTCAACTTCATCAGCACCGTAGGCAATCGCCGCGCGGGTTTCTGCCAGCGCAATGTCGATATCATCGTTACCGTGCGGGAAGTTGGTTACCGTCGCAATACGTACGTCCGGTGTTCCCTGTGCGTTCAACGTCTTACGCGCAATCGGGATGAAACGCGGATAGATGCAAATGGCAGCGGTATTCCCTACCGGGGTTTTGGCCTGATGACACAGCGCAATGACTTTCTCGTTGGTGTCATCGTCGTTCAGGGTGGTCAGATCCATTAATTGCAACGCGCGCAGGCTGCTTGCCGTTAAATCACTCATATTCTCTCCGACGGCGTAATGCCGATTTTCTGTTCGGGCTTGTTAATATTCTAACATCAACCCACGATTACACTTCGATACTCATCACAGTTAATGAAAACTTAATTCACGTTTGCAAAACCATAATGAGACATTCATCAAACTTTAAAACGCAAAAGCGGTCGTGATTACCGCTAAGGTGCGCATGGATCAAAAGTGGTTATCCGCCGGTGTCTTACACTCTTCGTCCTGAATGCACGGGATAAAGAGGAAGATCATGTCGATACCGGTTAATCCAGGATTACAGACACGCTGCCAGCAGATTGTTACCAGCCCAACGCTCACGCCGCAGCAGAAACACCATTTTCTCGCGCTGGAGGCGGAAAATAGCCTCCCCTATCCGGCGCTGCCGCAAGCCGCGCGGGAGGCGCTCGATGAAGGGGCAATTTGCGATATGTTTGAAGGGCACGCGCCCTACAAACCGCGCTATGTCCTGCCGGATTACGCCAAATTTCTGGCTAACGGATCCGCATGGCTGGAGCTGGAAGGGGCAAAGGATCTCGATGATGCGCTCTCTTTGCTGACCATTCTTTATCACCATGTTCCCTCTGTTACCGGCTTGCCGGTTTACCTCGGGCAACTAGATGCGTTACTGCAACCATATGTTATAATTCTAACACAAGAAGAAATCGATATTCGAATAAAACGCTTCTGGCGCTATCTCGACAGAACCTTACCGGATGCCTTTGTCCACGCCAATATCGGCCCTTATGACACGCCAGTCACTCGGGCTATCTTACGCGCCGATGCTGAGCTAAAGCAGGTCGCGCCGAATCTGACGTTTATTTATGATCCGCAGATCACGCCAGATGATCTGCTGCTGGAAGTTGCTTGTAACATCTGCGCGTGCAGCAAGCCGCATATCGCCAATGGACCTTTGCATGATAATATTTTCACAAAAGGTGGTTATGGCATTGTCAGTTGTTACAACTCGCTGCCACTGGGCGGTGGCGGCAGTACGCTGGTACGGCTGAACCTGAAAGTCATCGCTGAAGGCAGCCGTTCTCTGGAGGAATTCTTTACCCGGCGGCTGCCCCATTATTGCCAGCAACAATTGGCCATTATCGATGCGCGCTGCGACTTCCTGTATCAACAATCCGGTTTCTTTGAGCATAGCTTCCTTGTGCAGGAGGGGCTGATTGCCGCCGATCGTTTTGCGCCAATGTTCGGCATCTACGGGCTGGCTGAAGCGGTCAATATTCTGTGCGAGAAAGCGAACATTGCAGGACGTTACGGTAAAGATGAGCAGGCGAATGCTCTCGGCTACCGCATCAGCGAGCAACTGGCGGCGTTTGTTGAAAACACACCGGTCAAACATGGATGGAAACAACGCGCGTTACTGCATGCGCAGTCCGGCATCAGTTCCGATATCGGTACCACACCGGGCGCGCGTCTGCCTTATGGCGATGAACCCGATCCGATTACCCATTTGCTGGCCGTTGCGCCGCACCACGCCTGGTACAAAGCCGGGATCAGCGATATTTTAACCCTCGACGAAACCGTTAAACGCAACCCGCAGGCCGTGGTGCAACTCTGCCTTGGCGCGTTTAACGCCGGAATGCGCGAGTTTACCGCCAACGTCGCGGGCAATGATTTGGTGCGCGTTACCGGTTATATGGTGCGCCTGTCGGACCTGGAGAAATTCCGCGCCGAAGGTTCGCGCACCAGCACCACCTGGCTGGGTGAAGAAGCCGCGCGCAATACGCATATTCTTGAGCGACAACCCCGAGTGGTAAGCCATGAGCAGCAGATGCGCTTTCGTCAGTAACCTGATCCCCTTCTCTTGCGTCGACGGGCCGGGCAGCCGACTGGCGCTGTTTTTACAGGGCTGTAATCTGCGCTGTAAGAGCTGCCACAATCCGTGGACGATCGGCCGCTGCAACCACTGCGGCGACTGCGTGCCAGGTTGTCCGCATCAGGCGCTGGCGTTTGACGGCGGGCAAGTACAGTGGAACGCCGTAACCTGCCAGCAGTGCGATACCTGCCTGCAAATGTGTCCGCAACAGGCAACGCCGATGGCACAAATGATGTCTGTAGAAGAGGTGGTGGCGAAGATCCGCAAAGCCGCGTTATTCATTGAAGGCATCACAGTCAGCGGCGGCGAGGCCACGTTACAACTGCCGTTTCTGCTCGCGCTGTTTTCTGCGCTGCGTGCCGATCCGCAGCTACGCCATCTGACCTGCCTTGTCGACAGTAATGGAATGCTGAGCGAAACCGGCTGGCATAAGTTGCTGCCGGTTTGCGACGGGGCAATGATCGATCTTAAAGCCTGGAACAGCGAACATCACCGTTTTCTCACCGGGCGGGATAATACACCGGTGAAAAATAGCCTGCGCCTGCTGGCGGCACAGAACAAGCTGGCCGAATTGCGTTTGCTGGTGATCCCGCAACATAGCGACTATTTGCTGCATATCGACACGCTGGCGGCGTTTATCTGTGAACTGGGGCGTATTCCGGTGCGGCTCAACGCATTTCACGCGCACGGCGTTTACGGCGAGGCAAAAAGCTGGCGCAGCGCAACCGAGGAAGATATCGAACCACTGGCGGAAGCGCTGCAACAACGCGGCGTCACCACTGTGCTTCGTCCGGCGCTATATCTGTAAAGCGAAAAGCTGCTGCGTATTCTCCAGCAACGTTTGGGCGATCACATCCGGGGCTTCAGGGCGCAATTCACACAGCGTGGCAAAAACCCGCGCCGCCTGTTCCGGCCGGTTAGGCTGCCCCTGGAAGCCGTTCAGCGGCATATCCGGCGCATCGGTCTCCAGCAACAATGCGGATAGCGGCAACTGCGCCATTACATCACGGGTTTTACTGGCGCGTGGATAAGTGATCGTTCCGCCGACGCCAATGTAATACCCCAGTTCGATAAAACGCTGCGCCTGTTGCAGGCTACCGGAAAAGCCGTGAACCACGCCGGTGCGCGGCAAAGCCTGCTTTTTCAGGTGCATCGCCAGTTTGTCATGCGTGCGCCGCGAATGGAGGATCACTGGTAAATCAAAGCGTTTCGCCAGTTTTAGCTGCGCATCCAGTACCTGCTGCTGGCGCTCAAACTGCGGATTATCGCGATAGAGATCAAGGCCAATCTCGCCAATTGCCACCACTTTTTCCGGCCTGGTGGCCAGCGCCTGCTCAAGCCGTTCAAGGCTTTGTGCCGTATGTTCTTCAATCACAATCGGATGCAGACCCAGCGCGGCATACAGCGCAGAATGCTCGCGCGCCAGAGAACAAACGCGATCAAAATAACGCGCGGCGATGGCGGGTACGATAATGCGCCCGATGCCAGCGTCTGCCGCGCGGGCAATACTGGCGACTTCATCGCCCGTGAAGGGCGGAAAATCAAAATGACAGTGCGTATCGATAAAGCGGAAACTCACGCCGTATCCTCTTTATTAATGGGTAAGTCGTTGGCTTGTACCGCGTTAACCAGCGGCGCATCCAGCACATCATTGGCGACGGCGGCAGGCGGAACCACGCGGGTGGCAGGAACGGGCGCGGCAACGACCTCGGGCGGCACAATAAGGGGAGCTGGCACCACAGTATGACGAATCAGCGGCGGGGTTTCCGCCAGCAGTTTTCCTACCGTCGCCAGGAAATAACGTCCACACAGCCGACCAATTTTATAATCATCACGCAGCGCCGGTAACCGGCTGCCCAGCGCCATGCTATGCAAAAGTTTCGGCGGATAGATTTCAAGTATGCGTAGTTTTCCCGGCGGCGTTTCGATAAACCGCTGAATCGCCGAGTAACTTTTCTCGTGGTGCTGTACCAGATTAACCAGCGGCTGCAAGCTGCTGTCGCCCAGCCAGCGTTCCATACGTTTAAACCACTGCGGCGTGTAGTACGTCTGAGAAGGCACGGTGCGGATCACCACGATGGTTTTTGCTCCGCGCTTAGCCGCTTCCTGAACCGGGATCGCATCGCTGACGCCGCCATCGAAATAGTTCACGCCATTGAGCGACACCCCAGAACGGTAAAAACCCGGAATCGCGCTGGAGGCACGGATCAGATCCAGCCATGTCTGGTGGGTCGGCGCAAAATATTCCGCGGTGTAATCATCCTGGCGGCAGGCACACATATAGAACGCCTTACCGGCATCAAAAGAACGCGCGGCAAAATCCATCGCCAGCGGCATCTGGCGGGATGTCGAATCCACCAACCAGTCAAGATCGATAAGGTTACCGCCGCGCACAAAGCGCACCGGATCAAAAAAGTCACGCGTGGTGGTGTAGCGCATGATCACTTTGCGGGCGTAGCCGGGCTGGTTGCATACATAAGCCGAAAGGTTTTGCGCGCCCGCAGAGGTACCAAAGTAGAGATCGAAGGGGTTAAAGTTTGCCTGCATAAACTCGTCAAGCACCCCGGCGGTGAAAATACCACGCTGACCTCCGCCTTCACACACCAGTGCGAGACGGCCCGGACGAAACGGTTTTAACGCCAGGGGCGCAATATTGCCCAGCGTTATTGGAATATATTGCCCCACCCTGCTTTCCTTTTGGCTGCGTTGTATCTGTCAAAGTAACGCAATTTCTGCCGGGCCGAAATAGTAAAGCCAGTCACGAGGACTGGCTTTAATGTAAGCGAAATTTAAGCGCTAACTATGCTATGGACGCCGACGGCCCATAAACAGGCTGACCAGGAACAGGATGATACCGACGATAAAGACGATTTTCGCTGCGCCTGCTGCCGTCCCCGCCAGACCACCAAAGCCCAGAGCGGCGGCAATTAACGCGATAACCAGAAATATAATGCCCCAACGAAACATAAGACTCTCCTTTACCATAGTTAATGTCGACCGCTTGCGATGAGCGCTCAGGTTGCTCATCTGCGATGTTTTCCCGGCACGTATTCGTCGCGCCCGTCCACGCGGGCGCTGACGTTTTCAGGAATGGTTACTTAACTTTTAGATCGTTTTTGACGCTTTTAACGCCTTCAATCGCTTTTGCGATACTTTCGGCGCGTTCACTTTGGGCCTGAGAATCAACCGTACCGGACAACTGCACGACGCCGTCGGTGGTTTCAACTTTCACCTTACGAGACGGTACAAGGTCATCGGCCAGCAATTTGGCTTTGATTTCACTGGTTGTAGCGGTGTCGCCCGCATAACCTTTCATTGACTGGTTTTTCCCGTCACGGACATGCAGCTTGTCGCTTACCGAAGCCACGCCTTCCACACCTTTGGCCACAGAGACAGCCTGTTCGGCCTGCGCCTGGCTTTCAACGAAGCCGCTCAGCGTGACTACTTTGTTGTCCGTTTTGACGGAAATATCGGTGCTTTTAATGCTTTCATGATCCACCAGCGCCGCTTTCACTTTTGCAGTGATGGAGCTGTCATCCATGAATCCACCGACTTTAGTCATCGAGCTGTCGATTTTTTCCCCCGCGCTGGATGCGGCGTTTTGCGCTTTGTCAGTGGTGGTGTTTGCCGCAAAAGCGGAGCCACTTGCCACTACAGAGCCCAGCACGACGGCCAGCAGAGTTTTAGAAATCTTCAGTTTTGTCATAGTCATCGATGTCGTTCCTGTTGGTTTGCCCACAATTTGGGCCGCTTGCAGCAACTCAGGCTGCTTAACTGCCGTGGCGAAAAATCACCCAACCCAGCGTCGGATAGTCGCGGATACAATGCCGCTACTTATCTGGCTGAGGCAGTTATTAATCTCCCTTAGTGAGATTCTTGTGGATAAAAGACCATTAAAAACGCAATTAACAGGACTTTTATCCACCAGAAATGTCATCACTTTGTTAAATATAGAACACTATCGACAAAAATCCTGGCTCACAGGTTAAAAAACGAGCAGAGAGGGGAAAAAGGGTGGGTTTTAAGAACATTCCGCAAGGGGCTAAAAAGACAGGAAAAGTGCCGGAGCACGGCAAATACCGTGCTCCGTGGGGGATTAATGCTCGCGAGTTTTATGGAAAGTCACTTCCGGATAGCGTTCCTGCGTCAGGTTCAGGTTCACCATCGTCGGCGCGATATAGGTCAGGTTATCGCCGCCATCCAGCGCCAGCTGGATCTCGTTCTTACGCTTAAACTCTTCGAATTTCTTCACGTCGCTGCTTTCAACCCAGCGCGCTGTCGCCACGTTAACGGATTCATACACCGCTTCTACGTTGTACTCGCTCTTCAGGCGCGACACGACCACGTCAAACTGCAACACACCGACTGCACCCACGATCAGATCGTTGTTGGCGATGGGTCGGAATACCTGCACCGCGCCCTCTTCCGAAAGCTGTACCAGGCCTTTCAGCAACTGTTTCTGCTTCAGCGGATCGCGCAGACGGATACGGCGGAACAGCTCCGGGGCGAAGTTCGGAATACCGGTGAACTTCATCATTTCGCCCTGAGTAAAGGTATCGCCAATCTGAATGGTGCCGTGGTTGTGCAGCCCGATAATGTCGCCAGGATAAGCTTCTTCAACGTGAGAACGGTCGCCGGCCATAAAAGTCAGCGCGTCAGAGATAACCACATCTTTACCGGTGCGCACCTGACGCAGCTTCATCCCTTTTTCGTATTTGCCTGACACCACGCGCATAAATGCGACGCGGTCGCGGTGTTTCGGATCCATGTTCGCCTGGATCTTAAAGACGAAGCCGGTAAATTTGCTGTCGTCTGCTTTCACTTCGCGCAGATCCGTTTGACGCGGCATTGGCGCTGGCGCCCACTCAACCAGGCCGTCCAGCATATGGTCAACGCCGAAGTTACCCAGCGCGGTGCCGAAGAAGACCGGGGTGATTTCACCGCTCAGGAACAGCTCTTTATCGAACTCGTTGGACGCGCCCTGTACCAGTTCCAGCTCATCACGCAGTTGCTGCGCCAGATCTTCACCCACCGCTTTGTCGAGATCCGGGTTGTTCAGCCCTTTAACGATACGCACTTCCTGAATCGTATGGCCCTGCCCGGTCTGATAAAGATAGGTTTCATCTTTATAAAGATGGTAAACACCTTTAAATAACTTACCGCAGCCAATCGGCCAGGTGATGGGCGCGCAGGCGATCTTCAGCTCGTTTTCCACTTCATCCAGCAATTCCATTGGATCGCGGATGTCACGGTCGAGTTTGTTCATAAAGGTCAGGATCGGTGTGTCGCGCAGACGGGTAACTTCCATCAGTTTGCGGGTGCGATCTTCAACACCTTTTGCCGCATCGATAACCATCAGGCAGCAGTCCACCGCCGTTAATGTGCGGTAGGTATCTTCAGAGAAGTCTTCGTGCCCCGGGGTATCCAGCAGATTCACCAGACACTCGCGATACGGGAACTGCATCACGGAAGTGGTGATGGAGATCCCACGCTGTTTTTCCATCTCCATCCAGTCGGATTTCGCATGCTGGCTGGAGCCGCGACCTTTTACCGTACCAGCGGTCTGAATTGCCTGTCCAAACAGCAAGACCTTTTCGGTGATGGTGGTTTTACCCGCATCGGGGTGCGAGATGATGGCGAACGTACGGCGCTTCGCCACCTCTTGTAAATAAGGAGACAACGTCATAATAAAAATCTTCTGTGTAATTGCGCGGCCCAGGCCACGCGATGAAATACGAAAAATGCGGCTATTGTACTCAACAGCGAAGTGCAGACAATCAATGTTTACACAGGCGTTGCTCCAGTTCGTTCAGGGACGTTACGGTCCAGGTCGGGTTAATGCCTTCAGGCAGCGCGCGATTATGCGCGTTTAGCCAGCAGGTGGACAGCCCGGCGTTGATACCGCCCAGAATGTCAGATTCTGCCGTATCGCCCACCATCATGACGCGATCGCGATCCGGGTTGCCGGCCAGTTGTAGCGCGTGATCGAAGATGCGGCGATCGGGTTTGGCAACACCGACTTCTTCGGAGATCACCAATAAATCAAAATAGTCACGCAAGCCGGTGCGTTCCAGACGAATTCGCTGCAACGCGGTAAAACCGTTGGTAATGATACCCAGCTTCACCTTGCCTTTCAGGCTGTCGAGCAGCGAAACAGCGCCCGGCAGCGGCGCGCAAATCTCAGCCATCGCATTAAGAAATGCGTCGTTCAGCGAACCCGCCGGAACGTTCAGGCGCTCAGACCAACCCTGAAAACGGCGGTGTTGCAGTTGCAGCGCAGTGATGGCGCCATTCTGGTAATCAACCCACAGAGGCTTATTAACAGACTGATATTCAAGAAAATCCTGGTCGGTGAATGTCACGCTATAGTCAAGAAACATCCGTTGTAAGCCGCCAAACGCATCAAAGGTAAACAGCGTTTCGTCAGCATCAAAGAGTATCCAGTCCCATTTCATTACATCACCTTTTTAAATTGACAGAGCCATCACTATCGCGTCTTCGCGCCCGTTGGCGGTGGGATAGTAATTGCGGCGGATTGTCGCCTCGTTAAAACCTAAACTTTCATACAGTGCAATCGCGCCAACATTGGAGGCGCGCACTTCCAGCCACAGGGTTAATACCTCGCGGGCTTCCAGTTCGCGGATCAGATGTTCCAGCAACTGGCGGCCAAACCCTTTCCGTTGCCAGGCGGGATCAACCGCGATGTTGAACAATGTGGCTTCATCCAGCACAACCTGGGTAATGGCGAAAGCCGCCATCTCATCGCCCACCATCAGCCGGTAGTTGAGGTAGCGATCCCCTTGATTGCTGGCGAAGGTCTTTTCGCTCCAGGGGAAGGCGTGCGCCCGTGTTTCAATCTGGTATGCGCGGGCTAAATCAGCCGTGCTGAGGGAAGAAATCGTGTTCATGTTCGCAGATTTGTTGCCATAACGCGGCGCGTGCCGCAGGGTTAGTGCGTAATTCATCCACGCCGGGCGTTGCGACCTGTGCGCCCGCCAGCGACTGCAGTTCATCGACACCCAGCCACCAACTGTTGCACTGGCTGCCAGGCGGCAGCATCGCGACGCGATCCGGCGTCAACTGTAATACCTGATCCGCCGTAATGGTAAGCGCGCGCAGTACGTCGCTCACCAGTGGATCGGCAAGCATCGGCGGTTCGGAAGCGACCATCACCAGACGAATATGCGCAGGCAGCGAAATGGCGATTTCGCCCTGCAACACCGCCGGGCGTCGCAAGCTCCACTGAGTAATGCCCAGTTGCTGTAATTGCCAGTCGCGTCGGGAAGTCATAGCGAAACACTCCTGTGTGTCAGGCGCGCAAATATAGCAAACCCGGCGAAAATTCGCTATCAACGACGCTCGTCAACAAAGAGGCAGTTTGCAGGATAACGTGTATACACAAAATCATTCACACTGCGTCGAGGCGGCAAGACTGAGCAGCCCCAGGAGCTTACATAAGTAAGTGACTGGGGTGCAAAGGTGAAGCCAACAAAGAGGCAGTTTGAAGGATAACGTGTATAATCGCCGCCTGAGTTAAACGAGGAACCCCCATTCATGTCTGCTTTTACCCCGGCAAGTGAAGTCTTGCTGCGCCACAGTGACGATTTCGAAACCAACCGCATTCTGTTTGCCGGTGATTTGCAGGATGACCTGCCCGCTCGTCTGGAGACGGCTGAAAGCCGTGCCTGGACGCAACAGTTTCACCAGTGGCAAACCTTAAGCCAGCAGATGGGCGAACGTGCCCGTTATAGC
Above is a genomic segment from Kosakonia radicincitans DSM 16656 containing:
- the rimI gene encoding ribosomal protein S18-alanine N-acetyltransferase — encoded protein: MNTISSLSTADLARAYQIETRAHAFPWSEKTFASNQGDRYLNYRLMVGDEMAAFAITQVVLDEATLFNIAVDPAWQRKGFGRQLLEHLIRELEAREVLTLWLEVRASNVGAIALYESLGFNEATIRRNYYPTANGREDAIVMALSI
- a CDS encoding DNA polymerase III subunit psi, whose protein sequence is MTSRRDWQLQQLGITQWSLRRPAVLQGEIAISLPAHIRLVMVASEPPMLADPLVSDVLRALTITADQVLQLTPDRVAMLPPGSQCNSWWLGVDELQSLAGAQVATPGVDELRTNPAARAALWQQICEHEHDFFPQHG